In Rahnella sikkimica, the following are encoded in one genomic region:
- a CDS encoding efflux RND transporter permease subunit, protein MSTFFINRPIFAWVVAIVIMIAGALSIMQLPVNQYPNIAPPAISVSVTYPGASAETAQNTVVQVIEQQLNGLDNLRYIESQSNSDGSATIIATFDQGTNPDIAQVQVQNKVSLAESQLPTEVVNQGIRIAKYQSNFMLLVSLISTDGKMSNSDLSNLLVTKLEDPIVRTKGVGDFLLLGSEYAMRIWLDPAKLYKYQLIPSDVSTAIEAQNVQVSSGSLGGLPTVKDSKVSATIIGKTRFDSISQFKNVLLKVNADGSQVRLSDVGNVDLGPESYSISSTFNGKPSTAIALRLASGANVLDTDKAVRATVAGLASSLPAGVEVKYPYQTAPVVSASIEEVVKTLIEAIVLVFCVMLLFLQNLRATLVTTLVVPVVLLGTFGILAAAGYSINTLTMFGMVLAIGLLVDDAIVVVENVERVMTEEKLSPKDATIKSMKQIQGALFGIALVLSAVLVPMAFFGGSTGIIYRQFSITIVSAMALSVLMALIFTPALCATIIKHNDEEKSQKGFSGWFNRNFDKGAMHYTRAVGTVISRRRLFMVIYLLIVIATGFMFTRVPTTFLPDEDQAVMLIQATLPANASSERTQEVLDNVREYLLDKEGDVVSSVFTANGFSFAGRGQNVGIAFVQLKNWAQRPDAAQKVQALAGRAMGHFATLKDARVFAFVPPAVMELGNATGFDFFLQDTNGRGHEALMNVRNQFLQMASQDKRLTAVRPNGMEDEPQYQLEIDDERAQALGLSLDDINNTLSAAWGSAYVNQFMYNNRVKRVYIQGKAASRVTPEDLNNWYFRNSSGAMVPWSAFGSGKWVYGSPRYERFNGVSAVELMGAPAPGYSSGDANDAVMEIAAKLPQGYKVAWHGLSYEEKLSGSQTPALYSLSLIVVFLCLAALYESWSIPFSVLLVVPLGILGTIGAVLLRGLSNDVFFQVGLLTTVGLAAKNAILIVEFAKELHEKEGMPIVEAAVEAAKLRIRPIIMTSMAFILGVFPLTISSGAGAGSQHSIGTAVVGGMITATFLAIFFVPMFYVTVVNLFTRKSKQQDKALPATEATHHE, encoded by the coding sequence ATGTCTACTTTCTTTATTAATCGTCCCATATTCGCCTGGGTTGTCGCTATCGTCATCATGATCGCCGGTGCGCTGTCGATCATGCAGTTGCCGGTCAACCAGTACCCGAATATTGCCCCACCGGCGATTTCCGTCAGTGTCACCTATCCGGGTGCTTCGGCGGAAACCGCGCAGAACACCGTCGTTCAGGTTATCGAACAGCAACTCAACGGACTGGATAACCTGCGTTATATCGAATCGCAAAGTAACAGCGACGGCAGTGCCACGATTATTGCCACCTTCGATCAGGGCACTAACCCGGATATCGCGCAGGTTCAGGTGCAGAACAAAGTGTCTCTGGCCGAATCGCAGTTGCCGACCGAAGTGGTCAATCAGGGTATCCGTATTGCCAAATACCAGTCCAACTTCATGCTGCTGGTCAGCCTGATTTCGACCGACGGCAAAATGAGTAACTCGGATCTGAGTAACCTGCTGGTGACCAAGCTTGAAGACCCGATTGTCCGTACGAAAGGCGTCGGCGACTTCCTGCTGCTCGGTTCAGAATACGCGATGCGCATCTGGCTGGATCCGGCGAAACTCTATAAATATCAGCTAATCCCAAGCGATGTCAGCACGGCGATCGAAGCGCAAAACGTGCAGGTTTCTTCCGGTTCTCTCGGCGGATTACCGACGGTAAAAGACAGCAAAGTCAGCGCGACTATCATTGGTAAAACCCGTTTCGACAGCATCAGTCAGTTCAAAAATGTGCTGCTGAAAGTGAACGCCGACGGTTCTCAGGTGCGCCTGAGCGATGTCGGGAATGTGGATCTGGGGCCGGAAAGTTATTCCATCTCTTCCACCTTTAACGGCAAACCGTCTACCGCCATCGCCCTGCGTCTGGCGAGTGGCGCAAACGTGCTCGATACCGACAAAGCGGTCAGAGCCACCGTTGCCGGGCTGGCGTCCTCACTGCCTGCCGGCGTTGAAGTGAAATACCCTTACCAGACCGCGCCGGTGGTCAGCGCCTCCATTGAAGAAGTGGTGAAAACGCTGATCGAAGCCATCGTGCTGGTGTTCTGCGTCATGCTGCTGTTCCTGCAAAACCTGCGCGCCACACTGGTGACCACGCTGGTGGTGCCGGTGGTACTGCTCGGGACTTTCGGCATTCTGGCGGCAGCGGGGTATTCCATAAACACCCTGACGATGTTCGGGATGGTGCTGGCGATAGGTCTGCTGGTGGATGACGCCATCGTGGTGGTGGAAAACGTCGAACGTGTGATGACGGAAGAAAAGTTATCGCCGAAAGACGCCACGATTAAATCGATGAAACAGATTCAGGGTGCCCTGTTCGGGATCGCACTGGTGCTGTCGGCGGTGTTAGTGCCGATGGCGTTCTTCGGCGGCTCAACCGGCATCATCTACCGTCAGTTCTCGATCACCATTGTTTCCGCAATGGCGCTTTCCGTTCTGATGGCACTGATTTTCACCCCGGCGCTGTGTGCCACCATCATCAAACACAACGATGAAGAGAAATCCCAAAAAGGCTTCTCCGGCTGGTTTAACCGTAATTTCGACAAAGGCGCGATGCACTACACCCGCGCCGTCGGCACGGTCATCTCCCGCCGCCGTCTGTTTATGGTGATTTATCTGCTGATTGTGATCGCCACCGGCTTTATGTTCACCCGCGTACCGACCACCTTCCTGCCCGATGAAGATCAGGCCGTCATGCTGATTCAGGCCACCTTACCGGCCAACGCGTCATCAGAGCGTACTCAGGAAGTGCTCGATAACGTCCGCGAATATCTGCTGGATAAAGAAGGCGACGTGGTCTCCTCGGTGTTTACCGCCAACGGCTTCAGCTTCGCCGGTCGCGGGCAAAACGTCGGCATTGCGTTCGTCCAGCTGAAAAACTGGGCACAGCGCCCGGACGCGGCGCAGAAAGTGCAGGCGCTGGCGGGCCGTGCAATGGGACATTTCGCCACACTCAAAGACGCCCGCGTGTTTGCCTTCGTTCCGCCAGCGGTCATGGAGCTGGGTAACGCCACCGGTTTCGACTTCTTCCTTCAGGACACCAACGGCAGAGGGCACGAAGCCCTGATGAACGTCCGTAACCAGTTCCTGCAAATGGCGTCGCAGGATAAACGCCTGACCGCCGTTCGTCCGAACGGGATGGAAGACGAACCGCAATACCAGCTGGAAATCGACGACGAACGCGCGCAGGCGCTGGGCCTGAGCCTCGACGACATCAACAACACGCTCTCGGCGGCCTGGGGTTCGGCGTACGTGAACCAGTTCATGTACAACAACCGCGTAAAACGCGTTTACATCCAGGGCAAGGCGGCATCCCGCGTCACGCCTGAAGATCTGAACAACTGGTACTTCCGCAATAGCAGCGGCGCGATGGTGCCGTGGAGCGCCTTCGGCAGCGGCAAATGGGTTTACGGCTCACCGCGTTACGAGCGTTTCAACGGGGTCTCCGCGGTCGAACTGATGGGCGCACCGGCACCGGGCTACAGCTCGGGGGATGCCAACGACGCCGTCATGGAAATCGCCGCCAAACTGCCGCAGGGTTACAAAGTGGCGTGGCACGGCCTGAGTTATGAAGAAAAACTGTCCGGCTCGCAGACGCCTGCGCTGTACAGCCTGTCTCTCATCGTGGTGTTCCTGTGTCTGGCCGCCTTGTATGAAAGCTGGTCGATTCCGTTCTCGGTTCTGCTGGTCGTGCCGCTGGGGATTTTAGGGACGATCGGTGCGGTGCTGCTGCGCGGATTATCCAACGACGTCTTCTTCCAGGTCGGGCTGTTAACCACCGTCGGGCTGGCGGCGAAGAACGCCATACTGATTGTCGAATTCGCCAAAGAGCTGCACGAGAAAGAAGGGATGCCGATAGTTGAGGCCGCCGTGGAAGCCGCCAAACTGCGTATCCGCCCGATCATCATGACCTCGATGGCCTTTATTCTCGGCGTGTTCCCGCTGACGATTTCCAGCGGTGCCGGGGCGGGCAGCCAGCACTCCATTGGTACTGCCGTGGTCGGCGGGATGATCACCGCGACTTTCCTGGCGATTTTCTTCGTCCCGATGTTCTACGTGACGGTGGTAAACCTGTTCACGCGTAAATCAAAGCAACAAGACAAGGCGCTTCCGGCGACTGAGGCAACACACCATGAATAA
- a CDS encoding efflux RND transporter periplasmic adaptor subunit: MRLKFLSVSTVVLLSACDGSAGSASPAAQVPAVNVVTLHSQPVTLTTRLPGRTTAVRSAEVRPQVSGVILKRLFVEGSEVKAGQQLYQIDPSTYQATFDRAMATWKSADATARRYKPLVEAQAVSHQQYDDAVAAEREAAADVETARVNLQYTKVYAPISGHIGRSLSTEGALVTSGQTTSMTTIDQLNPIYVDVNESSLDLLKLRRALASGKLQSAGENAAQANLTLEDGSKYALPGKLEFSEVTVSQSTGSVTLRASFPNPHDELLPGMFVHAELQQGVDDNGILVPQEAIMHDVKGAPYVYVVKADNTVEQRSITTGQMMNGFWLVNQGLRDGDKVITDGLQNVRAGAKVNATERPASAPAEQANLAITDPSAQ; encoded by the coding sequence ATGCGCCTGAAGTTCCTTTCTGTCAGTACAGTTGTGCTGCTTTCCGCATGTGATGGTTCCGCCGGTTCTGCCTCTCCGGCGGCACAAGTGCCTGCGGTCAATGTCGTCACTCTGCACAGCCAGCCCGTCACGTTAACCACCCGTCTGCCCGGCCGCACAACTGCCGTGCGCAGCGCCGAAGTACGTCCGCAGGTCAGCGGCGTTATCCTGAAACGTCTGTTTGTGGAAGGGAGCGAAGTGAAAGCCGGTCAGCAGCTTTATCAGATTGATCCGTCAACCTACCAGGCGACCTTTGACCGTGCGATGGCCACCTGGAAAAGCGCTGACGCCACCGCGCGCCGCTATAAACCGCTGGTCGAGGCGCAGGCCGTCAGCCATCAGCAATATGACGATGCCGTTGCGGCCGAGCGCGAAGCCGCCGCCGATGTCGAAACCGCCCGCGTGAATCTGCAATACACCAAAGTGTACGCGCCGATTTCCGGTCACATTGGCCGTTCGTTGTCCACCGAAGGGGCGCTGGTCACCAGCGGTCAGACCACGTCGATGACCACCATCGACCAGCTGAATCCTATCTACGTTGACGTGAATGAGTCCTCACTCGATTTGCTCAAACTGCGACGTGCGCTGGCTTCCGGCAAATTGCAGTCCGCCGGTGAAAACGCCGCGCAGGCCAACCTGACGCTGGAAGATGGCAGCAAATACGCCCTGCCGGGCAAACTGGAATTCTCAGAAGTCACCGTGTCGCAAAGCACCGGTTCCGTGACCCTGCGTGCTTCATTCCCGAATCCGCACGACGAATTATTGCCGGGCATGTTTGTTCACGCCGAGCTGCAACAGGGCGTGGATGACAACGGGATCCTGGTGCCGCAGGAAGCGATCATGCATGACGTGAAAGGCGCGCCATACGTTTACGTGGTGAAAGCCGATAACACCGTCGAACAGCGTTCCATCACCACCGGTCAGATGATGAATGGCTTCTGGCTGGTGAATCAGGGTCTGCGCGATGGCGACAAAGTGATCACCGATGGATTACAAAACGTCAGAGCAGGGGCAAAAGTTAACGCCACCGAGCGCCCGGCCAGTGCGCCTGCCGAACAGGCTAATCTCGCGATTACCGATCCTTCCGCGCAATAA